Proteins encoded together in one Miscanthus floridulus cultivar M001 chromosome 16, ASM1932011v1, whole genome shotgun sequence window:
- the LOC136510488 gene encoding secreted RxLR effector protein 161-like, with translation MEEWLKLMKASTSVKVDATLYRSIIGGLCYLVHMRSDIAFTVGYVSRFMEDPREDHWATVKRLLHYVKGMVDHGIIFPKTGGSRLQLTVFSDVDMAGDIDEQRSTSGVLVFLGSAPILWLSLKQKVVALSTCEAEYIAVATAACQVVWLRRLLGEPTGVEAHPPALMVDNQPAITLAKNPVLHDRSKHIDMKFHFLRDYVDGGQIVIEFVETGHQLADVLTKPLDSLILSSIGLMLGLQSAMPPRSSSFST, from the coding sequence atggaggagtggCTAAAGCTAATGAAGGCCAGCACCTCagtgaaggtggatgcaacactctaccggagcatcatcggtggtctatgctacctagtccacatgaggtcggacattgcgttcaccgtgggctacgtcagtcgcttcatggaggacccCAGAGAGGATCattgggctacggtgaagcggctactgcactacgtcaaggggatggttgatcatgggatcatcttcccaaagaccggtgggagtaggctgcagctcactgtgttcagcgatgtagacatggcgggggacatcgacgagcAACGGAGCAcgtctggcgtgctcgtcttccttgggtcggccccaattttatggctgtcgctgaaacagaaggtggtggctctaTCTACGTGCGAAGCAGAGTACATAGCAGTAGCCACAGCggcatgccaagttgtgtggctacgccggctacTGGGCGAGCcgaccggcgtggaagctcacccaccagcactgatggtggacaaccagcccgccatcaccctcgcgaagaatccagtTCTGCACGACCGAAGCAAACACATCGacatgaagttccacttcctcagggactatgttgatggagggcagatcgtcattgaGTTCGTTGAAACTGGTCatcaactcgcggacgtcctcaccaagccgctcgataGCTTGATCCTCTCCTCCATTGGACTCATGCTTGGCTTGCAATCCGCCATGCCACCACGCTCTAGTAGCTTCTCCACATAG